In Candidatus Afararchaeum irisae, a genomic segment contains:
- a CDS encoding YqaA family protein has protein sequence MVLPESVSQIVEASREIFVSFGALGLFVLAFIESSFFPIPPDVVLIPLAVASPESAVFYGVVTTVGSVAGAVFGYYAGYKGGRPLLDATVDDEKMELVEEYYDEYGVAAVGIAGLSPIPYKVFTLSSGAFRMDLRGFILVSVVSRGARFIGVAVLLSLYGEEILGFIEGSFGVLTIGVGVIAAAAYVVWKKRWLKR, from the coding sequence ATGGTACTTCCCGAATCCGTCTCACAGATAGTCGAGGCATCGCGTGAGATATTCGTCTCGTTCGGCGCGCTGGGTCTCTTCGTCCTCGCGTTCATAGAGTCGTCTTTCTTCCCTATTCCGCCCGATGTCGTCCTCATACCCCTCGCAGTTGCCTCGCCCGAGTCTGCGGTATTCTACGGCGTCGTGACGACGGTCGGCTCCGTAGCGGGCGCAGTCTTCGGCTACTACGCCGGCTACAAAGGTGGCAGACCTCTCTTAGACGCCACAGTCGACGACGAGAAGATGGAGTTAGTCGAGGAGTACTACGACGAGTACGGTGTCGCCGCAGTCGGAATAGCGGGTCTGTCGCCAATCCCCTACAAGGTCTTCACACTGTCGTCGGGGGCATTCAGGATGGATCTCAGAGGCTTCATACTCGTCTCGGTGGTTTCGAGGGGGGCACGTTTCATCGGAGTCGCGGTACTCCTGAGTCTCTACGGCGAGGAGATACTCGGCTTCATAGAGGGAAGCTTCGGTGTCCTGACCATAGGGGTCGGTGTTATCGCCGCGGCGGCGTACGTAGTCTGGAAGAAGAGATGGTTAAAGAGGTAA
- a CDS encoding glutamate--tRNA ligase, with product MSGDGNGDTDSQAEVDVDVEELARKYALQNAVKYESDAETGAVMGKLMGEHPELRQKGDEIAGEIGKVVAEVNSLSDDERHKRLEEIAPELIDELEEGSEEDEGLPDLPNVDEGDEVVMRFAPNPNGPPTLGSARGMVVNDEYVDEYGGKLILRFDDTDPVNKPPLTDAYDWYEEDASWLGMEVDEVYRASDRVSTYYDYAEELIEKGGAYVCHCEQEKFSDLKNSGKACPHRGRSVEENLEEWEKMVDGGYDEGEAVLRVKTEIEHKNPALRDWVAFRVVKTPHPVVGDRYAVWPMLDFQSGIDDHLLGVTHIIRGKDLRSSEGRQNFVYDYFGWEYPETVHWGRISIEEYGTLSTSSLAEAVERGEYDSWDDPRVPTVRALRRRGIQPEALRQSLLDLGVSESDIDFSMDHVYSENRKIVDDTANRYFFVRDPVEVEIEDAEPTTATPSLHPDKDEDRGVREIDVDDTVVLEPNDTEDLEVGDRLRLKDLYNVEVVSEDPLKLRGIGDDLSLVRDEGVDVVHWLTPDTGREGRLLTPDGEEEGVVEKGAAEEKDEVVQFERVGFARIEETEPVVTAVFSHR from the coding sequence ATGTCCGGAGACGGAAACGGAGACACAGACAGTCAAGCTGAAGTAGACGTAGACGTAGAAGAACTCGCGAGGAAGTACGCTCTCCAGAACGCAGTCAAGTACGAGAGCGACGCCGAGACGGGTGCCGTGATGGGGAAGCTGATGGGAGAGCATCCAGAGCTGAGACAGAAGGGCGACGAGATAGCTGGTGAGATAGGCAAGGTCGTCGCCGAGGTCAACTCTCTCTCCGACGACGAGAGACACAAACGTCTCGAAGAGATAGCACCCGAGCTCATAGACGAGTTAGAGGAGGGGTCGGAGGAGGACGAAGGTCTGCCCGACCTGCCGAATGTCGACGAGGGCGACGAGGTCGTGATGCGGTTCGCTCCGAACCCCAACGGTCCCCCGACTCTCGGAAGCGCGAGGGGAATGGTCGTCAACGACGAGTACGTCGACGAGTACGGAGGAAAGCTCATACTCAGGTTCGACGACACAGACCCCGTCAACAAACCTCCCCTGACCGACGCCTACGACTGGTACGAGGAGGACGCCTCTTGGCTCGGAATGGAGGTCGACGAGGTCTACAGGGCGAGCGACCGCGTGAGCACCTACTACGACTACGCCGAAGAGCTAATAGAGAAGGGCGGTGCTTACGTCTGCCACTGCGAACAGGAGAAGTTCAGCGACCTCAAGAACTCGGGAAAGGCGTGTCCCCACCGCGGTAGGTCTGTCGAGGAGAACCTCGAAGAGTGGGAGAAGATGGTAGACGGCGGCTACGACGAGGGCGAAGCTGTTCTAAGGGTCAAGACCGAGATAGAACACAAGAACCCCGCTCTGAGGGACTGGGTCGCCTTCCGTGTCGTCAAGACTCCGCACCCCGTAGTGGGCGACCGTTACGCAGTCTGGCCCATGCTCGACTTCCAGTCGGGAATAGACGACCATCTCTTAGGTGTCACACATATCATACGCGGGAAGGATCTCAGAAGCTCCGAGGGGAGACAGAACTTCGTCTACGACTACTTCGGCTGGGAGTACCCCGAGACGGTTCACTGGGGACGTATCTCTATAGAAGAGTACGGTACACTCTCGACCTCTTCGCTCGCCGAGGCGGTCGAGAGGGGAGAGTACGACTCGTGGGACGACCCGCGAGTGCCGACGGTTCGAGCACTCAGAAGGAGAGGCATACAGCCCGAGGCTCTGAGACAGTCGCTACTCGACCTGGGTGTGAGCGAGTCGGACATCGACTTCAGCATGGATCACGTCTACTCCGAGAACAGGAAGATAGTAGACGACACCGCCAACAGGTACTTCTTCGTACGTGACCCCGTCGAGGTCGAGATCGAGGACGCAGAGCCGACGACTGCGACGCCGTCGCTCCATCCCGACAAAGACGAAGACCGCGGAGTGAGAGAGATAGACGTCGACGACACCGTCGTCTTAGAGCCTAACGACACCGAGGATCTCGAAGTCGGAGACAGACTCCGTCTCAAGGATCTCTACAACGTCGAGGTAGTCTCCGAAGATCCGCTCAAGCTACGCGGGATAGGCGACGACCTGTCTCTCGTGAGAGACGAGGGGGTCGACGTCGTCCACTGGCTCACCCCCGACACCGGACGCGAGGGACGTCTTCTAACACCAGACGGCGAGGAAGAGGGGGTCGTCGAGAAAGGAGCGGCTGAGGAGAAGGACGAGGTAGTCCAGTTCGAACGCGTCGGATTCGCGAGGATAGAGGAGACAGAGCCCGTCGTCACGGCGGTCTTCAGCCACAGATAG